A genomic segment from Variovorax paradoxus B4 encodes:
- a CDS encoding FAD-binding oxidoreductase encodes MNAPTQTSHLMPELHLRDVPDSLIEGLKARFGGNCSTAMAVRTQHGRDESSFDAPPPSAVVFAESTQDVADAVKLASEHSVPVIPFGVGSSLEGHLLAVQGGISIDVSRMNKVLSVNADDLTVTVQPGVTRKQLNDEIKSTGLFFPIDPGADASIGGMTATRASGTNAVRYGTMRENVLALEVVTAGGDVIRTGTRAKKSSAGYDLTRLMVGSEGTLGVVTEVTLRIYPLPEAVSAAICSFPSIEAAVRTTIETIQLGVPIARVELIDVNTVRMVNAHAKLNLREEPMLLMEFHGSPAGVKEQAETVQELASGHGGNAFEWASTPEERTRLWTARHNAYFAAVQSRPGCRVISTDTCVPISRLADCLLDSVAEADASGIPYFLVGHVGDGNFHFGYLLDPNIPEERVKAEELNHSLVSRALALEGTCTGEHGVGLHKMDFLVTEAGVGAIDMMRTIKRALDPKNIMNPGKIFAL; translated from the coding sequence ATGAACGCCCCGACCCAAACCTCGCACCTGATGCCGGAGCTTCATCTGCGCGATGTGCCCGACAGCCTGATCGAGGGTTTGAAAGCGCGCTTCGGCGGCAACTGTTCCACGGCCATGGCCGTGCGCACGCAGCATGGCCGCGACGAGTCCTCGTTCGATGCGCCGCCCCCTTCGGCCGTGGTGTTTGCCGAAAGCACGCAGGACGTGGCCGATGCGGTGAAGCTCGCGAGCGAGCACAGCGTGCCGGTCATTCCCTTCGGTGTCGGCTCGTCGCTCGAAGGCCACCTGCTGGCGGTGCAAGGCGGTATCAGCATCGACGTATCCCGCATGAACAAGGTGCTGTCGGTCAATGCCGACGACCTCACGGTCACGGTGCAGCCCGGCGTCACGCGCAAGCAGCTCAACGATGAAATCAAGAGCACGGGCCTGTTCTTCCCCATCGACCCCGGTGCGGACGCCTCCATCGGCGGCATGACCGCCACGCGCGCGAGCGGCACGAACGCCGTGCGCTACGGCACCATGCGCGAGAACGTGCTGGCGCTCGAAGTGGTCACGGCCGGCGGCGACGTCATCCGCACCGGCACGCGCGCGAAGAAGTCGTCCGCCGGCTACGACCTCACGCGGCTCATGGTCGGCAGCGAAGGCACGCTCGGCGTGGTCACCGAAGTCACACTGCGCATCTATCCGCTGCCCGAGGCAGTGTCCGCCGCGATCTGCTCGTTCCCGAGCATCGAGGCCGCGGTGCGCACCACCATCGAGACCATCCAGCTCGGCGTGCCGATCGCGCGCGTGGAACTGATCGACGTGAACACGGTGCGCATGGTCAACGCCCACGCCAAGCTGAACCTGCGAGAGGAACCGATGCTGCTGATGGAATTCCACGGCTCGCCCGCGGGCGTGAAGGAGCAGGCCGAGACGGTGCAGGAGCTCGCGAGCGGCCACGGCGGCAATGCCTTCGAATGGGCCAGCACGCCGGAAGAACGCACGCGCCTGTGGACCGCACGGCACAACGCCTATTTCGCGGCCGTGCAGTCGCGCCCCGGTTGCCGCGTGATCTCGACCGACACCTGCGTGCCCATTTCGCGCCTGGCCGACTGCCTGCTCGACTCCGTCGCCGAGGCCGATGCCAGCGGCATCCCCTACTTCCTGGTCGGCCACGTGGGCGACGGCAATTTCCACTTCGGCTATCTGCTCGACCCGAACATTCCCGAAGAGCGCGTGAAGGCCGAGGAGCTGAACCACTCGCTCGTGAGCCGCGCACTGGCGCTCGAAGGCACCTGCACCGGCGAGCACGGCGTGGGGCTGCACAAGATGGACTTCCTGGTGACCGAGGCGGGCGTGGGTGCGATCGACATGATGCGCACGATCAAGCGCGCGCTGGACCCGAAGAACATCATGAACCCCGGAAAGATCTTCGCGCTCTGA
- a CDS encoding DinB family protein yields MNPTTLAALAAFPSQLEAHYAAIPDAFRHWAPPSWEGVPSEAFTAIEQLCHVRDIEVDGYHVRLRRTLEEGRPTLASIDSEALAIARAYGMADATKVLAEFRIARARTMEIISNLTDVQLARTAVFEGYGPLTMRSLVHYLCSHDQQHLAGLQWLAGKIDASKAAIAA; encoded by the coding sequence ATGAACCCTACGACCCTCGCTGCGCTCGCCGCATTCCCTTCGCAGCTCGAAGCCCACTACGCGGCCATTCCCGACGCGTTCCGGCATTGGGCGCCGCCTTCGTGGGAAGGCGTTCCCAGCGAGGCCTTCACGGCCATCGAGCAGCTCTGCCATGTGCGCGACATCGAGGTCGACGGCTACCACGTCCGCCTTCGCCGCACGCTGGAAGAAGGCCGCCCGACGCTGGCCTCGATCGACAGCGAGGCGCTTGCCATCGCGCGCGCCTATGGCATGGCCGACGCGACAAAGGTGCTGGCTGAATTTCGCATCGCGCGCGCCCGAACCATGGAAATCATCTCGAACCTGACGGACGTGCAACTTGCGCGCACGGCCGTGTTCGAAGGGTATGGACCGCTCACGATGCGCAGCCTTGTCCACTACCTCTGCAGCCACGACCAGCAGCATCTTGCGGGCCTGCAATGGCTGGCCGGCAAGATCGACGCGTCGAAGGCAGCCATCGCCGCATAA
- a CDS encoding cob(I)yrinic acid a,c-diamide adenosyltransferase, whose product MGNRLSQIATRTGDDGTTGLGDNTRVPKDHLRVHAMGDVDELNSQIGLLLCEPMPEPVRELLVDVQHQLFNLGGELSMPGYTLLKAEALLQLDNALAEHNAALPRLAEFILPAGTRAASLAHVCRTVARRAERAVVALGATAELNDALRQYLNRLSDLLFVLARVLNRMNGGDDVYWKSERMARAAAADAAEPIDEEGSPS is encoded by the coding sequence ATGGGCAACCGACTCTCGCAGATCGCCACCCGCACCGGTGACGACGGCACCACCGGCCTCGGCGACAACACCCGCGTGCCGAAGGACCACCTGCGCGTGCACGCAATGGGCGACGTGGACGAGCTCAACTCGCAGATCGGCCTGCTGCTCTGCGAGCCCATGCCGGAGCCCGTGCGCGAGCTGCTGGTCGACGTGCAGCACCAGCTCTTCAACCTGGGCGGCGAGCTTTCGATGCCGGGCTACACGCTGCTCAAGGCCGAGGCACTGCTGCAGCTCGACAACGCGCTGGCCGAGCACAACGCCGCCTTGCCGCGCCTGGCCGAATTCATCCTGCCCGCGGGCACGCGCGCGGCCTCGCTCGCGCACGTGTGCCGCACGGTGGCGCGGCGGGCCGAACGTGCCGTGGTCGCGCTCGGCGCAACGGCCGAGCTCAACGACGCACTGCGCCAGTATCTCAACCGGCTCAGCGATCTGCTCTTCGTGCTCGCGCGCGTGCTCAACCGGATGAACGGCGGCGACGACGTCTACTGGAAGAGCGAACGCATGGCGCGCGCGGCGGCGGCGGATGCAGCCGAGCCCATCGACGAAGAAGGAAGCCCATCATGA
- a CDS encoding class IV adenylate cyclase, with translation MARNIEIKARIDSVERVALIAAKLADSGPVEIAQDDTFFRCENGADRLKLRTFAPDRAELIFYRRANSSGPKESFYLISPTTTPDTLRESLTLAWGQAGRVRKQRRLFIVGRTRVHLDRVEGLGEFLELEVVLKEGEPAEVGTAEAHALMAQLGIASDQLVQGAYVDLLQAA, from the coding sequence ATGGCAAGAAACATAGAGATCAAGGCCCGTATCGACAGCGTGGAACGCGTGGCACTCATCGCCGCGAAGCTCGCCGATTCAGGCCCTGTCGAAATCGCACAGGACGACACTTTCTTCCGCTGCGAAAACGGCGCCGATCGCCTCAAGCTGCGCACCTTCGCGCCCGACCGCGCCGAGCTGATCTTCTATCGCCGCGCCAACAGCAGCGGCCCGAAGGAATCGTTCTACCTGATCTCGCCCACCACCACGCCCGACACCTTGCGCGAATCGCTCACGCTCGCCTGGGGCCAGGCTGGCCGCGTGCGCAAGCAGCGCCGGCTCTTCATCGTGGGCCGCACGCGCGTGCACCTCGACCGCGTGGAAGGCCTGGGCGAATTCCTCGAACTCGAGGTGGTGCTGAAAGAAGGCGAGCCTGCCGAGGTTGGCACGGCCGAAGCGCATGCGCTCATGGCGCAGCTGGGCATTGCATCCGACCAGTTGGTGCAGGGCGCCTACGTCGACCTGCTGCAGGCCGCCTGA
- a CDS encoding GDSL-type esterase/lipase family protein produces MKRRHLLHLLAGMPAAAILSACGKRKSSAAALKPDARVLALGDSLTFGYGAPPEAAWPVKLGELTGWQIENAGLNGDTSAGALERLPPLLAAGSYDAVLIGIGGNDMLRGVSPAATRENLAALVSQARAHTPYVALLATPSPDAMRAAVGSLSDALFYEEVAKTGQALLVPNVYSSVLSDASLRSDRIHANAEGYARVAQQLADQLKAAGWR; encoded by the coding sequence ATGAAGCGACGACACCTCCTCCACCTGCTGGCCGGCATGCCCGCAGCCGCCATCCTGTCCGCCTGCGGCAAGCGCAAGTCTTCCGCCGCCGCACTGAAACCCGATGCCCGCGTGCTCGCACTGGGCGACAGCCTGACCTTCGGCTACGGCGCGCCGCCCGAAGCCGCCTGGCCCGTGAAACTGGGCGAGCTCACCGGCTGGCAGATCGAGAACGCGGGCCTCAATGGCGACACCTCGGCCGGCGCGCTGGAGCGCCTGCCGCCGCTGCTGGCCGCCGGCAGCTACGACGCGGTCCTGATCGGCATCGGTGGCAACGACATGCTGCGCGGCGTGTCGCCAGCGGCCACGCGCGAGAACCTCGCGGCCCTTGTCAGCCAGGCGCGCGCGCACACGCCCTACGTGGCGCTGCTGGCCACGCCCTCGCCCGACGCGATGCGCGCAGCCGTCGGTTCGCTGAGCGATGCGCTGTTCTACGAGGAGGTCGCGAAGACGGGGCAGGCGCTGCTCGTGCCCAATGTGTATTCGAGCGTGCTGTCGGACGCATCGCTGCGCTCCGACCGCATCCATGCCAATGCCGAGGGCTATGCGCGCGTTGCGCAGCAGCTCGCCGACCAGCTCAAGGCCGCAGGCTGGCGCTGA
- a CDS encoding RcnB family protein yields MIINSKSMAVAAAALAMCMAAGSAFAQDRGHDRGHDRGNDQGNGRYEQQDRRFDRHDNRRGDRAGRQDYRPGRQFDRAGYPQPHAEWRRGGRVPSEYRGRNYVVNDWRAYRLQQPPRGYQWVGVGGDYVLAAIATGVIAQIIVGSQ; encoded by the coding sequence ATGATCATCAATTCAAAGAGCATGGCCGTCGCTGCTGCGGCGCTCGCGATGTGCATGGCAGCGGGAAGCGCCTTCGCACAGGACCGAGGCCACGATCGCGGCCATGACCGCGGCAACGATCAAGGCAACGGCCGCTACGAACAGCAGGACCGCCGCTTCGACCGGCATGACAACCGCCGCGGCGACCGCGCCGGTCGCCAGGACTATCGGCCGGGCCGCCAGTTCGACCGCGCCGGCTACCCCCAACCTCACGCAGAGTGGCGTCGCGGCGGACGCGTGCCCAGCGAGTACCGTGGCCGCAACTACGTGGTGAACGACTGGCGCGCCTATCGCCTGCAGCAGCCGCCGCGCGGCTACCAGTGGGTGGGCGTGGGTGGCGACTATGTGCTCGCGGCCATTGCCACCGGCGTGATCGCCCAGATCATCGTGGGCAGCCAGTAA
- a CDS encoding CysB family HTH-type transcriptional regulator — MNFQQLRSVREAVRCGFNLTEVAHALHTSQPGVSRQIRELEEELGIELFVRAGKRLTGLTEPGGHVLPIIERMLMESSNLRHAGQEFVAQQSGLLSVAATHSQARYAMPVAVQEFRAQFPNVKLHLHQGSPKQIAQMLIDGEADVGIATEALGDYPQLVALPCYRWTHSVIVPPGHALLDAPLTLEALTRHPLITYDTGFTGRSRIDEAFAQRGLAPNIVLAAMDADVIKTYVQLGMGVGIVAGVAYETERDTQLRALDAGRLFGINMTKLAVRRGNYLRKYVHAFIESFAPTLTRAVVEKALGDEAKGSHCEI; from the coding sequence ATGAACTTCCAACAACTGCGCTCGGTACGCGAGGCCGTTCGTTGCGGCTTCAACCTGACCGAGGTCGCCCATGCCCTTCATACCTCCCAGCCGGGCGTGAGCCGGCAGATCCGCGAGCTGGAGGAAGAGCTCGGCATCGAACTCTTCGTGCGTGCCGGCAAGCGGCTCACCGGGCTCACCGAGCCGGGCGGCCACGTGCTGCCGATCATCGAGCGCATGCTGATGGAGAGCAGCAACCTGCGGCATGCCGGCCAGGAGTTCGTGGCGCAGCAGAGCGGCCTGCTCTCGGTGGCGGCCACGCATTCGCAGGCGCGCTATGCGATGCCGGTGGCGGTGCAGGAATTCCGCGCGCAGTTTCCCAACGTGAAGCTGCATCTGCACCAGGGCTCGCCCAAGCAGATCGCGCAGATGCTGATCGACGGCGAAGCCGACGTGGGCATCGCAACGGAGGCGCTGGGCGACTATCCCCAGCTGGTGGCCCTGCCCTGCTACCGCTGGACGCATTCGGTCATCGTGCCTCCGGGCCATGCACTGCTGGATGCGCCGCTGACGCTCGAGGCGCTCACGCGCCATCCGCTGATCACCTACGACACCGGCTTCACCGGGCGCTCGCGCATCGACGAGGCCTTTGCACAGCGCGGGCTCGCGCCCAACATCGTGCTGGCCGCGATGGACGCCGACGTGATCAAGACCTACGTGCAGCTGGGCATGGGCGTGGGCATCGTGGCCGGCGTGGCGTACGAGACGGAGCGCGACACGCAGCTGCGCGCGCTCGATGCGGGCCGGCTCTTCGGCATCAACATGACCAAGCTCGCGGTGCGGCGCGGCAACTATCTGCGCAAGTACGTCCATGCCTTCATCGAGTCATTCGCACCCACGTTGACGCGGGCAGTGGTCGAAAAGGCTCTGGGCGATGAAGCGAAGGGATCGCACTGCGAAATCTAG
- a CDS encoding TetR/AcrR family transcriptional regulator → MDAKTQKSELTRTAIVGAAMDLALAEGLEAITLQAVASRLALSKSGVFSRVGSREALQKAVIEEYGRRFLADVFVPAMQKPKGLARLNDIVGRWIARTRDVEAETGCIYMAGAFEYDDREGELRDLLFDEITRWRAALRRTVLQAVDAGELRPDTDAAQVVSEINGLVMGLLHDARFLRDPQAADRATQTWQRLLSSYRA, encoded by the coding sequence ATGGACGCCAAGACCCAGAAAAGCGAACTCACCCGCACCGCCATCGTCGGCGCGGCGATGGATCTCGCCCTGGCCGAAGGCCTGGAGGCCATCACGCTGCAGGCCGTGGCCAGCCGCCTGGCGCTCTCCAAGAGCGGCGTGTTCTCGCGCGTGGGTTCGCGCGAGGCGCTGCAGAAGGCGGTGATCGAGGAATACGGCCGCCGCTTCCTGGCCGACGTGTTCGTGCCGGCCATGCAAAAGCCCAAGGGCCTTGCGCGGCTCAACGACATCGTCGGGCGCTGGATCGCCCGCACCCGCGACGTCGAGGCCGAAACCGGCTGCATCTACATGGCGGGCGCCTTCGAATACGACGACCGCGAAGGCGAGTTGCGCGACCTGCTGTTCGACGAAATCACGCGCTGGCGCGCCGCGCTGCGCCGCACGGTGCTCCAGGCCGTGGACGCCGGCGAGCTCCGGCCCGACACCGATGCCGCGCAGGTGGTCAGCGAAATCAACGGCCTCGTCATGGGCCTGCTGCACGACGCGCGCTTCCTGCGCGACCCCCAAGCCGCGGATCGCGCCACGCAGACCTGGCAGCGGCTTCTTTCCAGCTACCGCGCCTGA
- a CDS encoding alpha/beta fold hydrolase codes for MTSTTTSAAAHAAQSNYYRPGRLMRALRFGLTASQRLWPALGVRAAYRVFGTPLPPKWLYRGQGPGTGWRREGWAFENAGVGIYHLAAQDSGAESAPVVLLVHGWGGHAGQMLALAQAAAHAGLRPVLLELPAHGRSAGTMSNSPQFARAIAYVVARLAADGHALRAVVAHSLGANGLALAAAQGLGAERLVLLAPPASPREYTRYFAHTFGLSEATRLAMQRLFEAREGILMAQLEPAAVGPRIAQPTLIVHDRDDRVNRFADAEAYRDAIEGAQLVATQGLGHRRILKEEDVVRQVTRFLAQS; via the coding sequence ATGACGAGCACCACCACCTCCGCGGCCGCACATGCCGCCCAGTCGAACTACTACCGCCCGGGCCGCCTGATGCGCGCATTGCGCTTCGGCCTGACCGCCTCGCAGCGGCTCTGGCCCGCGCTGGGCGTGCGCGCTGCCTACCGCGTGTTCGGCACGCCGCTGCCGCCCAAGTGGCTCTACCGCGGCCAGGGGCCCGGCACCGGCTGGCGGCGCGAAGGCTGGGCCTTCGAGAACGCCGGCGTCGGCATCTATCACCTCGCCGCGCAGGACTCAGGTGCGGAATCGGCGCCTGTCGTGCTGCTGGTGCACGGCTGGGGCGGGCATGCGGGGCAGATGCTGGCGCTGGCGCAGGCGGCGGCCCATGCGGGCCTGCGGCCCGTGCTGCTCGAGCTGCCGGCCCATGGCCGCAGCGCGGGCACGATGAGCAATTCGCCGCAGTTCGCCCGCGCCATTGCGTATGTCGTTGCAAGGCTGGCGGCCGACGGCCATGCGCTGCGCGCGGTGGTCGCCCATTCGCTGGGCGCCAACGGGCTCGCTCTGGCGGCCGCGCAGGGCCTTGGCGCCGAACGGCTGGTGCTGCTTGCGCCGCCCGCGTCGCCGCGCGAATACACGCGCTACTTCGCGCACACCTTCGGTCTCAGCGAGGCGACGCGCCTGGCCATGCAGCGGCTGTTCGAGGCGCGCGAAGGCATCCTGATGGCGCAGCTCGAGCCGGCGGCCGTCGGTCCGCGCATCGCGCAGCCGACGCTGATCGTGCATGACCGCGACGACCGCGTGAACCGTTTTGCGGATGCCGAGGCCTACCGCGATGCCATCGAAGGGGCGCAGCTGGTGGCCACGCAGGGACTGGGGCACCGCCGCATCCTCAAGGAGGAGGACGTGGTCCGGCAGGTGACGCGCTTCCTGGCGCAATCCTGA
- the minE gene encoding cell division topological specificity factor MinE — MSFFSFLLGEKKKTASVAKERLQIILAHERSSLSGKKRPDYLPDLQRELMAVISKYVKINADDIKVHLEKQDDLEVLDIKIELPDPAPSPAR; from the coding sequence ATGTCCTTTTTCTCGTTCCTGCTCGGCGAAAAGAAGAAGACGGCCAGCGTCGCCAAGGAGCGGCTGCAGATCATCCTCGCGCACGAGCGCTCCAGCCTCAGCGGCAAGAAACGCCCCGACTACCTGCCCGACCTGCAGCGCGAGCTGATGGCGGTGATCTCCAAATACGTGAAGATCAATGCCGACGACATCAAGGTTCACCTGGAAAAGCAGGACGACCTCGAAGTGCTCGACATCAAGATCGAGCTGCCCGACCCGGCACCCTCGCCGGCGCGCTGA
- the minD gene encoding septum site-determining protein MinD produces the protein MAKIVVVTSGKGGVGKTTTSASFASGLALAGKKTAVIDFDVGLRNLDLIMGCERRVVYDLINVIQGEANLSQALIKDKQCDNLFVLAASQTRDKEALTQEGVEKVLTDLAAMDFDYIVCDSPAGIETGAMMAMHFADEALVVTNPEVSSVRDSDRILGMLSSKTKRAKEGGDPIKEHLLITRYNPNRVAGGQMLSLEDIQDILRIKLIGVIPESESVLQASNQGVPAIHDKESDVAKAYSDVVARFLGEDKPMRFVDAEKPGFFKRIFGGK, from the coding sequence ATGGCCAAAATTGTGGTGGTGACCTCAGGCAAGGGCGGCGTCGGCAAGACCACGACGAGCGCCAGCTTCGCGTCGGGCCTCGCGCTCGCGGGCAAGAAGACGGCGGTGATCGACTTCGACGTGGGCCTGCGCAACCTCGACCTCATCATGGGCTGCGAACGCCGCGTGGTGTACGACCTGATCAACGTGATCCAGGGCGAGGCCAACCTGAGCCAGGCGCTCATCAAGGACAAGCAGTGCGACAACCTGTTCGTGCTCGCGGCCTCGCAGACGCGCGACAAGGAAGCGCTCACGCAGGAAGGCGTGGAAAAGGTGCTGACCGACCTGGCCGCCATGGACTTCGACTACATCGTCTGCGATTCGCCCGCCGGCATCGAGACCGGCGCAATGATGGCCATGCACTTTGCCGACGAAGCGCTCGTGGTGACCAACCCCGAGGTATCCTCGGTGCGCGACTCCGACCGCATCCTGGGCATGCTGAGCAGCAAGACCAAGCGGGCGAAGGAAGGCGGCGACCCCATCAAGGAGCACCTGCTGATCACCCGCTACAACCCCAACCGCGTGGCCGGCGGCCAGATGCTCTCGCTGGAAGACATCCAGGACATCCTGCGCATCAAGCTGATCGGCGTCATTCCCGAATCGGAAAGCGTGCTGCAGGCGTCCAACCAGGGCGTGCCCGCCATCCACGACAAGGAAAGCGACGTGGCCAAGGCCTACAGCGACGTGGTGGCGCGCTTCCTGGGCGAAGACAAGCCCATGCGCTTCGTCGACGCCGAAAAGCCGGGCTTCTTCAAGCGAATTTTCGGAGGCAAGTAG
- the minC gene encoding septum site-determining protein MinC: MADVSAARTKAVFEFKSATLPLIAVILKTADLAVLAEALDAQLADSPDFFEQEPVVIDLSQLQPDEEGGEEPAELDFAALRGLLARHQTQPIAVRGGNNAQNAAARAAGLSLTAMPVAPAPRSPTPPAASPAPASEAPQIVREVPVPANGTLLIDKPLRSGQQVYARGGDVVVTAVVSFGAEVIADGNVHVYAPLRGKAIAGARGNTEARIFSTCMEAQLVAIAGIYRTNEVPLPDPVLGKPAQIRLDGKKLVIDAIP; encoded by the coding sequence ATGGCCGATGTCTCCGCCGCGCGCACCAAGGCGGTTTTCGAATTCAAGAGCGCCACGCTGCCGCTGATCGCAGTGATCCTCAAGACGGCCGATCTGGCCGTGCTGGCCGAGGCCCTCGACGCGCAGCTGGCCGATTCGCCTGATTTCTTCGAGCAGGAGCCGGTGGTCATCGACCTCTCGCAACTGCAGCCGGACGAAGAGGGCGGCGAGGAACCCGCCGAGCTCGACTTTGCGGCGCTGCGCGGCCTGCTGGCGCGCCACCAGACGCAGCCGATTGCGGTGCGCGGGGGTAACAACGCCCAGAATGCCGCGGCGCGCGCCGCCGGCCTGTCGCTCACGGCCATGCCGGTGGCGCCCGCGCCGCGCTCCCCAACGCCGCCGGCCGCGTCGCCGGCGCCCGCCAGCGAAGCACCGCAGATCGTGCGCGAAGTGCCGGTGCCGGCCAACGGCACCCTGCTGATCGACAAGCCGCTGCGTTCGGGCCAGCAGGTCTACGCCCGCGGCGGCGACGTGGTGGTGACCGCGGTGGTGAGCTTCGGCGCCGAGGTCATTGCCGACGGCAACGTGCACGTCTACGCGCCGCTGCGGGGCAAGGCCATTGCCGGCGCGCGCGGCAACACCGAGGCGCGCATCTTCTCGACCTGCATGGAAGCGCAGCTCGTGGCCATCGCGGGCATCTATCGCACCAACGAAGTGCCGCTGCCCGACCCGGTGCTCGGCAAGCCGGCCCAGATACGCCTGGACGGCAAGAAGCTGGTGATCGACGCGATTCCCTGA
- a CDS encoding solute carrier family 23 protein: MSNLFSWREVAATEGSVVAPDERLPWLQTGAMGVQHVIAMFGATVLAPILMGFNPNIAILMSGIGTLIFFLVTGGKVPSYLGSSFAFIGVVIAASGYAGKGPNANIAVALGGIVACGVVYILIGALVQAIGTGWIERFMPPVVTGAVVAVIGLNLAGVPIKNMAASNFDSWMQAVTFLCVGLVAVFTRGMLQRLLILVGLILATLVYAALTNGMGLGKPVDLSGIANAAWFGLPTFTAPVFTANAMLLIAPVAIILVAENLGHLKAVTAMTGRNLDPYIGRAFIGDGIATVVSGASGGTGVTTYAENIGVMAATRIYSTAVFVVAALIALVLGFSPKFGALIQAIPLPVMGGVSIVVFGLIAIAGAKIWVDNKVDFSQNKNLIVAAITLIIGTGDFTLKFGDFALGGIGTATFGAIILYALLGRSRNA; encoded by the coding sequence ATGAGCAACCTGTTCAGCTGGCGCGAAGTCGCCGCCACCGAGGGCAGCGTGGTCGCACCCGACGAACGCCTGCCCTGGCTGCAGACCGGCGCGATGGGCGTGCAGCACGTGATCGCGATGTTCGGCGCCACGGTGCTGGCGCCCATCCTGATGGGCTTCAATCCCAACATCGCCATCCTGATGAGCGGCATCGGCACGCTGATCTTCTTCCTGGTGACGGGCGGCAAGGTGCCCAGCTACCTGGGCTCGAGCTTCGCGTTCATCGGCGTGGTGATCGCGGCCAGCGGCTATGCGGGCAAGGGGCCCAACGCCAACATCGCGGTGGCGCTGGGCGGCATCGTGGCCTGCGGGGTGGTCTACATCCTGATCGGCGCCCTCGTGCAGGCCATCGGCACCGGCTGGATCGAGCGCTTCATGCCGCCGGTGGTCACGGGCGCGGTGGTGGCGGTGATCGGGCTCAACCTGGCGGGCGTGCCGATCAAGAACATGGCGGCCAGCAATTTCGATTCGTGGATGCAGGCCGTCACCTTCCTCTGCGTGGGGCTGGTGGCGGTGTTCACGCGCGGCATGCTGCAGCGGCTCCTGATCCTGGTCGGGCTGATCCTGGCCACGCTGGTCTATGCGGCGCTGACCAACGGCATGGGCCTTGGCAAGCCGGTGGACCTGAGCGGCATCGCCAACGCGGCCTGGTTCGGCCTGCCGACCTTCACCGCGCCGGTGTTCACGGCCAATGCCATGCTGCTGATCGCGCCCGTGGCCATCATCCTGGTGGCCGAGAACCTCGGCCACCTGAAGGCGGTCACGGCCATGACCGGCCGCAACCTCGACCCCTACATCGGCCGCGCCTTCATCGGCGACGGCATCGCCACCGTGGTGAGCGGTGCCTCGGGCGGCACGGGCGTGACCACCTATGCCGAGAACATCGGCGTGATGGCGGCCACGCGCATCTACTCGACGGCGGTGTTCGTGGTGGCCGCGCTCATCGCGCTGGTGCTGGGCTTCAGCCCCAAGTTCGGCGCGCTGATCCAGGCCATTCCGCTGCCGGTGATGGGCGGCGTGAGCATCGTGGTGTTCGGGCTCATCGCCATTGCGGGCGCCAAGATCTGGGTCGACAACAAGGTCGACTTCTCGCAGAACAAGAACCTGATCGTGGCCGCCATCACGCTGATCATCGGTACCGGCGACTTCACGCTGAAGTTCGGCGACTTCGCCCTCGGCGGCATCGGAACCGCCACTTTCGGCGCGATCATTCTTTACGCACTGCTCGGCAGATCGCGCAACGCCTGA
- a CDS encoding hotdog fold thioesterase, giving the protein MRIWKKDISVEELTRNHIGTAVSTLGMEFLEVGDDFIRARVPVDERTRQPYGILHGGVSVVLAETLGSCGAHYSAPEGDRAVGLDINANHIRSATSGWVTGTARPVHRGRTTQVWQIDMTNDAGDLTCVSRITMAVLPPR; this is encoded by the coding sequence ATGCGTATCTGGAAAAAAGACATCTCTGTCGAGGAACTGACCCGCAACCACATCGGCACCGCCGTGTCCACGCTGGGGATGGAATTCCTGGAGGTGGGCGACGACTTCATCCGCGCCCGCGTGCCGGTGGACGAACGCACCCGCCAGCCCTACGGCATCCTGCACGGCGGCGTGTCGGTGGTGCTGGCCGAGACGCTGGGCTCCTGCGGCGCGCACTACTCGGCCCCCGAGGGCGACCGGGCCGTAGGCCTGGACATCAACGCCAACCACATCCGCTCCGCCACGAGCGGCTGGGTCACGGGCACCGCGCGGCCGGTGCACCGCGGGCGCACCACGCAGGTGTGGCAGATCGACATGACCAACGACGCGGGCGATTTGACCTGCGTCTCACGCATCACAATGGCGGTGCTGCCGCCGCGCTAG